One Natrinema marinum genomic window carries:
- a CDS encoding FAD-binding oxidoreductase: MGATHEQEGEAAFQGLPAEAVRSFVRGFRGDVVTPTDEGYDDARAIWNGMIDKYPALVARCAGVSDVVSAVDFAREHDLPLAVRGGGHNVAGTAVCNGGVVVDLSAMNGVRVDRERRTVHAEGGATLGDVDRETQLFGLATALGAVSQTGIAGLTLNGGYGHLSREYGLALDNLVSVDIVTADGHVRTASENRNEDLFWAVRGGGGNFGVVTTFEYDLHEVGPEVYAFFAWFHADDADATMAAFREWTETAPRNAGVLAFTAHVPELEEFPEETWGEPAIAFLGSARGDSADGEVYDSLRKSATPIVDMSGPMAYVDLQSMLDEDYPDGLRYYWKSVFLEEVTDEVFDLMIRYNESAPSALSTIDCWHLGDAVADVPRDATAFWHRDKPYMLTVEANWEDADDDDANVNWAREVFADVQALSVASGRYGNFPGLNEDPTKLLYGDNYERLVEVKTEYDPENLFRMNQNVAPRTDTK, from the coding sequence ATGGGAGCAACACACGAGCAAGAGGGCGAAGCGGCGTTTCAGGGGCTTCCGGCCGAAGCCGTTCGGTCGTTCGTCAGGGGATTCCGGGGCGACGTGGTGACACCCACCGACGAGGGATACGACGACGCTCGAGCGATCTGGAACGGGATGATCGACAAGTACCCGGCGCTCGTCGCGCGCTGTGCCGGCGTCTCCGACGTCGTTTCGGCCGTGGATTTTGCCCGCGAGCACGACCTACCGCTCGCGGTCCGGGGCGGCGGGCACAATGTGGCCGGGACGGCCGTCTGCAACGGCGGCGTCGTCGTCGACCTCTCGGCGATGAACGGGGTCCGGGTCGACCGCGAGCGACGGACCGTCCACGCCGAAGGCGGCGCGACGCTGGGTGACGTCGACCGCGAGACGCAACTGTTCGGCCTCGCCACGGCGCTCGGTGCGGTGTCGCAGACGGGCATCGCGGGGCTAACCCTCAACGGCGGCTACGGACACCTGAGCCGCGAGTACGGACTGGCGCTGGATAACCTGGTCAGCGTCGACATCGTCACCGCGGACGGCCACGTGCGCACCGCGAGCGAAAACCGAAACGAGGATCTCTTCTGGGCAGTCCGGGGCGGCGGCGGCAACTTCGGCGTCGTCACGACCTTCGAGTACGACCTTCACGAAGTCGGCCCGGAGGTCTACGCCTTCTTCGCCTGGTTCCACGCCGACGACGCGGACGCGACGATGGCGGCCTTCCGCGAGTGGACCGAGACCGCACCGCGAAACGCAGGCGTCCTCGCCTTTACGGCTCACGTCCCCGAACTCGAGGAGTTCCCCGAAGAGACGTGGGGTGAACCGGCCATCGCGTTCCTCGGCTCCGCCCGCGGCGATTCGGCCGACGGCGAGGTCTACGACTCGCTCCGGAAGAGCGCGACACCCATCGTCGACATGAGCGGGCCGATGGCCTACGTCGACCTCCAGTCGATGCTCGACGAGGACTATCCGGACGGGCTGCGCTACTACTGGAAATCGGTCTTCCTCGAGGAGGTCACCGACGAGGTCTTCGATCTCATGATCCGGTACAACGAGTCGGCCCCGTCGGCGCTCTCGACGATCGACTGCTGGCACCTCGGCGACGCGGTCGCGGATGTGCCGCGGGACGCGACCGCGTTCTGGCATCGTGATAAGCCGTACATGCTCACCGTCGAAGCGAACTGGGAGGACGCCGACGATGACGACGCGAACGTGAACTGGGCGCGCGAGGTGTTCGCCGACGTGCAGGCGCTGTCGGTCGCCTCGGGTCGCTACGGCAACTTCCCGGGGCTGAACGAAGACCCCACGAAACTGCTCTACGGGGACAACTACGAGCGGCTGGTCGAGGTCAAGACGGAGTACGATCCGGAGAACCTGTTCCGGATGAACCAGAACGTCGCGCCGCGAACCGACACGAAATGA
- a CDS encoding FAD-binding oxidoreductase yields MAVTTTPVDDGALDGFGERLHGELLRPEDPNYDEARAIWNGMIDKYPAMIVRSRGVSDVIAAVNFAREHDLLLAVRGGGHNIAGNAVCDDGLMLDLSAMRSVRVDPEARTARVEPGATLADVDHETQAFGLATPLGINSTTGIAGLTLGGGFGWLTRKYGMTVDNLRSVDIVTADGVLRRASETENPDLFWAVRGGGGNFGVVTDFEFDLHEVGPEVLAGPMVYLGEDAPDVLRHVRDFNEDAPDESTVWVVLRKAPPLPFLPEDVHGVGVVIVVAFYTGDISEGEEVLASLREFGDPIADGIGPHTYAEFQQSFDPLLTEGARNYWKSHNFSELSDGAIDTAIEYAETLPTPLSEIFFGQLGGVMARVPADATAFPHRDAAYGMNVHTRWEDPADDDRCIAWARTFHDAMAPHATGGVYVNFVSEREGEENIAYGNSYERLAELKAKYDPENLFRMNQNVEPAPAR; encoded by the coding sequence ATGGCAGTTACTACCACACCCGTAGACGACGGTGCACTGGACGGATTCGGCGAGCGGCTTCACGGAGAGTTGCTTCGGCCGGAGGATCCGAACTACGACGAGGCTCGAGCGATCTGGAACGGGATGATCGACAAGTATCCGGCGATGATCGTCCGCTCGAGGGGCGTTTCGGACGTGATCGCGGCGGTAAACTTCGCCCGCGAGCACGACCTGCTCTTGGCGGTCCGGGGCGGCGGGCACAACATCGCCGGGAACGCGGTCTGTGACGACGGACTGATGCTCGACCTCTCGGCGATGCGGTCGGTCCGCGTCGATCCGGAAGCGCGGACGGCTCGCGTCGAGCCGGGGGCGACGCTCGCCGATGTCGACCACGAGACGCAGGCGTTCGGACTGGCCACGCCGCTGGGAATCAACTCGACGACGGGCATCGCGGGGCTCACGCTGGGCGGCGGCTTCGGCTGGCTCACGCGCAAGTACGGCATGACCGTCGATAACCTGCGCTCCGTCGACATCGTCACCGCGGACGGCGTCCTGCGCCGCGCGAGCGAGACGGAGAACCCGGACCTCTTCTGGGCGGTCCGGGGCGGCGGCGGCAACTTCGGCGTCGTCACCGACTTCGAATTCGATCTCCACGAGGTCGGACCGGAAGTGCTCGCTGGGCCGATGGTCTATCTCGGTGAAGACGCACCCGATGTCCTCCGGCACGTCCGGGACTTCAACGAGGACGCGCCGGACGAGTCGACGGTCTGGGTGGTCCTCCGGAAGGCACCGCCGCTCCCGTTCCTCCCGGAGGACGTCCACGGCGTCGGTGTCGTCATTGTCGTCGCGTTCTATACGGGCGACATCTCGGAGGGCGAGGAAGTGCTGGCCTCGCTTCGAGAGTTCGGCGACCCGATCGCCGACGGCATCGGTCCGCATACCTACGCCGAATTCCAGCAGTCGTTCGACCCGCTGCTCACCGAGGGCGCGCGCAACTACTGGAAATCGCACAACTTCAGCGAACTCTCCGACGGCGCCATCGACACGGCGATCGAATACGCCGAAACGCTCCCGACGCCGCTGTCCGAGATCTTCTTCGGGCAGCTCGGCGGCGTGATGGCGCGAGTTCCGGCGGACGCGACGGCGTTCCCACACCGCGACGCGGCGTACGGGATGAACGTCCACACGCGCTGGGAAGACCCGGCGGACGACGACCGGTGTATCGCCTGGGCGAGGACGTTTCACGACGCCATGGCGCCACATGCGACCGGTGGCGTCTACGTGAACTTCGTCAGCGAGCGCGAGGGCGAGGAAAACATCGCCTACGGCAACAGCTACGAGCGGCTGGCCGAGCTCAAGGCGAAATACGACCCGGAGAACCTGTTCCGGATGAACCAGAACGTCGAGCCGGCACCGGCTCGCTGA